The DNA sequence TGCGGGCCCCGGAGTCCGTTCCCTCGCCGGTTCCCGCCGCGGTCAAGGTCGGCGCGCCCTCGCGGCCGTCCGATCCGAAGGTGGAGGAGGCGGTCCGCCGGGCGGTGGGTTATCTCCTGGAGGCGCGGGTGCCGCACGGTCCCTGGAACGGACCGGTTCCCGCGGAGGATCTCGTTCTTCTGGCGCTGCGCCAGGGAGGCGTTCCGGAGACGCACCCGCGGTTCCGGGAGCTTCTCGAGGTCGCGCTTTCGCGGCCGCTGGAACGGACGTACACGGTCTCGCTGCACGCCGTCCTTCTCCGCGAGCTCGACCCCGCGAAGTATCGGGAGCGGCTGGAGGCCTGCGCCCAATTCCTCGTGGACAACCAGTGCGAAAACGGCCAGTGGGCCTACGGACGCCCGACCCCCCTGGCCGGAGGAGCGATTCCGAAGGCGGCGGCCTCCGGACCCGGGGCGGGCAACAACTCGTGCAGCCTCTTCGCGGCGATGGGACTTCGGGCGTGCGCGGAGGCGGGCGTGCGGCTTCCGCGGGAAACGATCGTCCGGGCCCGCGACTGGTGGCGCGCCTCGCGGCGCCCGGATCGGGACACGCGCTTCGGTCAGGGCCGATCCGGATGGTGCTATTCGCGCGAGGAGAAGGAGCACCATCCCTACGGTTCGATGACCGCCGGCGGGCTGGCCGCGCTGATCACCCTGAACCATCTGGCCGGAGACGACTGGCGGAAGGACCCCGCCGTCCAGGAGGCCCTGCGGTGGCTCACCTATCACTACACGGTCCTCGAGAACTACGGCCCCGTCGAGGACCTCATGGCCCGCGAGATCCTCTCGGATACCCCGAGTCCCATGACCGAGTACTACTACTACCTCTGGGCCCTCGAGCGGGCGGCGACGCTTTCCGGCACCGAACGCTTCGGGGAACATGACTGGTACGCCGAGGGAACGCGCGAGCTTCTGGCCGCGCAGCGGGCGGACGGCTCCTGGTACAGCGGCGTGAGGCGGTGCAATCCCGTATGGGACACCTGCTACGGGATCCTCTTTCTGACCCGGTCCACGCGCCCGTTCGGAGGATGACGCGATGCTGGCCGTGCTGGCGGCGCTCCTGATCCAGGCTCCTCCCGGCGGCGGGGTCGATTCCGCGCGCGTCGAGGAGGCGATCCGGAGAGGGATCGATTTCCTTCGCACGGCCCGGGCGCCGGGAGTCGGCTTCGCCGGGATCAAGGACTCGTATGAGCTGGTCCTGCTGACCTTCGTGCACGCCGGCGTTCCGGAAACCGATCCCCGGTTTCGCGAGCTTTTCCGGAAGATGATGGAAGAGCCGCCGGCGAACACCTACAAGGTCGTGCTCCAGGCGATGATCCTGGAGGAAGTCCACCGCGTGAAATACCAGCCGAAGATCGCTCAGTGCGCCCAGTTCCTGGAGGACAATCAGTGCCGGAACGGCCAATGGGGCTACGGGGAGCCTTCCGAATTCGTGAAGGAGGTTCCGCCCCCCCGGGATGTGGCCACGTCGCCGGGGGACCGCTCGGGAGTGCGGGAGTTCGATCGGCCGGGAGACTCCAAGCCCCGCGTCGTGCGCCGGATCGCGGTGCGGAAGATGAAGGAAGGGCCCGCCCAGGGAGACAACTCGAACAGCCAGTATGCGGCTCTGGGGCTGCGGGCCTGCCACGACGCCGGCATCGTCCTGCCGAAGGAAGTCCTGCAGAAGGCCCGCGCCTGGTGGGTGGAAAGCCAGCACGCGGACGAATCCAGGGCCGCCGGCGCGGCGGTGGCGAGCGGCCTGGGAGGTCCCGCCCGCGGCTGGTGCTACTCCCGCCTGGACGTCTGCGCCAAAGCCCATCGGCCCTACTTCGGCATGACCGCGGGGGGCGTCGCTTCCCTGGCGATCTACGACCATCTCCTGGAGATCGATCTCCGGCGCGATCCCGCGGTCCGCGCGGGGATCCAGTGGCTGGCCGCCTCCTGGTCCGTCACCGAGAACCGGGGGACCCCCGAGTTCGATCCTCAGCCGAAGTCCGAGCTCTACTACGCGCTGTACGCCCTCGAGCGCGTCGGGATGCTCTGCGGCCTGGAGAAGATCGGGCCGCACGACTGGTACGCCGAGGGGGCGCGCGCGATCCTGGACGCGCAGCGGAAGGACGGCTCCTGGAGCAGCGGCGTGGACCGGTGCGATCCGACGTGGGACACCTGCTTCGCCATCCTCTTCCTCAAAAAGGCGACCCGCGCGCTGGTGGCCAGCGAGGACGGCCGGGCGCGGCGGGGAGGAGAAGAGAAATGACGGCTTGGGCCTGGCTGGCCGCCCTCGTCTTCGCGGCGCCGCCGCAGGCCGCGGCGGCGGACGATCCGCAGGGCGTGGAATTCTTCGAGAAAAAGATCCGGCCCGTGCTCGTGGACAAGTGTTACTCCTGCCACAGCGCCGGCGCCAAGAAGATCAAGGGCGGCCTGACGCTGGATTCGCGGGCGGGAGCGCTCAAGGGGGGCCATCAGGGACCGGCGATCCGGCCCGGAGAGCCCGAGCGGAGCCTGCTCGTCCGGGCGATCCGCTGGGAGGATGAGGATCTTCAGATGCCGCCCAAGGAGCGTCTGCCCGCCGCGGTCGCCAAGGACTTCGAGGAATGGGTGCGGCGCGGCGCGCCCGGAGCGCCGGACTGGGCCGGCGTCGCGAAGGCTTCGGACGCCGCCCGGCCGAAGTCGGGCCTGTCGGTCGAGGAAGGACGCTCCTTCTGGGCGTTCCGCCCGCCGGTGCGGGTCGAGCCTCCGGCCGTGCGGGATGCCTCCTGGCCGGCGGGCGAAGTGGATCGGTTCATTCTCGCGGCCCTTGAGGCACGCGGTTTGCGTCCCGCCCCGGAGGCCGATCCCGCGACGCTTCTGCGGCGCGTCTTCTACGACCTCACCGGCCTTCCGCCGGAGCCCGAGGAGGTCGACGCCTTCCTCGCGGATCCGTCCCCGGAGGCGTACGCCCGGGTGGTGGACGCCCTGCTCGCCTCGCCCCGCTTCGGCGAGCGCTGGGGGCGCCACTGGCTGGACGTGGCGCGTTTCGCCGAGTCCCTCACGCTGCGCGGGTTCATCCTCAAGGAGGCCTGGAGGTACCGCGATTACGTCATCCGCGCCTTCAACGAGGACCTTCCCTTCGACCGGTTCATTCGCGAGCAGGTAGCCGGGGACCTCCTGGGCGGCGACACCCTGGAGGAGCGCCGGCGGCGCCGGGTCGCCGTGACGTTCCTCCTCCTCGGCAACACGAATCTCGAGGAGCAGGACAAGAAGATGCTCGAGATGGACGTGGTGGACGAACAGATCGACGTCCTGGGACGCGGCTTCCTGGCGCTGACGATCTCCTGCGCCCGCTGCCACGACCACAAGTTCGACCCCATCCCCACGCGCGACTATTACGCCCTGGCCGGCATTCTCAAGAACACGCGGGTGCTGGAGCACGCCAACGTGTCCAAGTGGATCGAGGCGCCGCTCCCCATGGAGCCGGCGCTCGAGGAGGCGGCGCGGCGGCACGAGGAGGCGGTCGCGCGGCTCCAGGCGCGCCTCCAGGAGGAACGCGCCCGCGCGGCGAAAGCCGTCCGCGCCGCGGCGGAGATGGCCGGCGGGGCGGTGCCGGTCTCGGCCGTCCCGGGGATCGTCGTGGACGACGCGCAGGCGGTCAAGGTCGGCGACTGGCAGCCGTCGACCTTCACCGGGACCTACATCGGCGCGGGATACGTGCACGACCGGAATTCGGGCAAGGGGCAGAAGAGCCTGACGTTTCAGCCCGAGCTTCCGCCGGGCGTCTACGAGGTGCGCTTCGCCTACGCTCCCGGGAAGGAGCGCGCCACGGCGGTGCCCGTGACGATCCTGAGCGCCGACGGCGAGAAGACGGTTCACGTCAATCAGCGCGAGGTCCCGCCGCTGGCGGGCCGCTTCG is a window from the Planctomycetota bacterium genome containing:
- a CDS encoding prenyltransferase/squalene oxidase repeat-containing protein, giving the protein MNEERFRILAEKYWEGSLSEEEARELLEAPEAWRSRLLAEAALAGLLERTHRPGGTDLAERVGAALRAGSQKEAMVGRVLERLPARGRQRRLLGLGGLAAAALLALGAGLFRMRAPESVPSPVPAAVKVGAPSRPSDPKVEEAVRRAVGYLLEARVPHGPWNGPVPAEDLVLLALRQGGVPETHPRFRELLEVALSRPLERTYTVSLHAVLLRELDPAKYRERLEACAQFLVDNQCENGQWAYGRPTPLAGGAIPKAAASGPGAGNNSCSLFAAMGLRACAEAGVRLPRETIVRARDWWRASRRPDRDTRFGQGRSGWCYSREEKEHHPYGSMTAGGLAALITLNHLAGDDWRKDPAVQEALRWLTYHYTVLENYGPVEDLMAREILSDTPSPMTEYYYYLWALERAATLSGTERFGEHDWYAEGTRELLAAQRADGSWYSGVRRCNPVWDTCYGILFLTRSTRPFGG
- a CDS encoding prenyltransferase/squalene oxidase repeat-containing protein encodes the protein MLAVLAALLIQAPPGGGVDSARVEEAIRRGIDFLRTARAPGVGFAGIKDSYELVLLTFVHAGVPETDPRFRELFRKMMEEPPANTYKVVLQAMILEEVHRVKYQPKIAQCAQFLEDNQCRNGQWGYGEPSEFVKEVPPPRDVATSPGDRSGVREFDRPGDSKPRVVRRIAVRKMKEGPAQGDNSNSQYAALGLRACHDAGIVLPKEVLQKARAWWVESQHADESRAAGAAVASGLGGPARGWCYSRLDVCAKAHRPYFGMTAGGVASLAIYDHLLEIDLRRDPAVRAGIQWLAASWSVTENRGTPEFDPQPKSELYYALYALERVGMLCGLEKIGPHDWYAEGARAILDAQRKDGSWSSGVDRCDPTWDTCFAILFLKKATRALVASEDGRARRGGEEK
- a CDS encoding DUF1553 domain-containing protein, with protein sequence MTAWAWLAALVFAAPPQAAAADDPQGVEFFEKKIRPVLVDKCYSCHSAGAKKIKGGLTLDSRAGALKGGHQGPAIRPGEPERSLLVRAIRWEDEDLQMPPKERLPAAVAKDFEEWVRRGAPGAPDWAGVAKASDAARPKSGLSVEEGRSFWAFRPPVRVEPPAVRDASWPAGEVDRFILAALEARGLRPAPEADPATLLRRVFYDLTGLPPEPEEVDAFLADPSPEAYARVVDALLASPRFGERWGRHWLDVARFAESLTLRGFILKEAWRYRDYVIRAFNEDLPFDRFIREQVAGDLLGGDTLEERRRRRVAVTFLLLGNTNLEEQDKKMLEMDVVDEQIDVLGRGFLALTISCARCHDHKFDPIPTRDYYALAGILKNTRVLEHANVSKWIEAPLPMEPALEEAARRHEEAVARLQARLQEERARAAKAVRAAAEMAGGAVPVSAVPGIVVDDAQAVKVGDWQPSTFTGTYIGAGYVHDRNSGKGQKSLTFQPELPPGVYEVRFAYAPGKERATAVPVTILSADGEKTVHVNQREVPPLAGRFVSLGRYRFENNQGYVLVSNEDTDGHVTADAVVFLPAGVAEEARAAGTAQDEVRRLEAELKKLQESAPPRDMAMALREEKEARDLRIHVRGSVHTLGEVAPRGFLQVASAGPAPRMPSGESGRRELAEWLASRDNPLTARVFVNRAWHWLFGAGIVRTPDNFGVTGERPSHPELLDWLAVRFMEEGWSVKKLVRRLVLSRAYRMSSEAPLPAPDADPENRLLGRMNRRRLEAECLRDTILRVAGTLRLDAAGRTYPATLSSDYGYVHAGTERSVYVPVFRNALPEIFQAFDFADPSVPTGRRDAVTVAPQALFFMNHPFVRTQAERAAARLLAEVPGGDRERVVRAWRRTLGRPPTEGEAALALRHAAGARDAQAAWADLFQALFASVEFRYVR